In the genome of Vigna radiata var. radiata cultivar VC1973A unplaced genomic scaffold, Vradiata_ver6 scaffold_100, whole genome shotgun sequence, one region contains:
- the LOC106755322 gene encoding UDP-glucose 6-dehydrogenase 4, with protein sequence MVKICCIGAGYVGGPTMAVIALKCPEIEVVVVDIAAPRINAWNSDHLPIYEPGLDDVVKKCRGKNLFFSTDVEKHVAEANIVFVSVNTPTKTQGLGAGKAADLTYWESAARMIADVSKTDKIVVEKSTVPVKTAEAIERILTHNRKGINFTILSNPEFLAEGTAIADLFNPDRVLIGGRETPEGQKAIHALRDVYAHWVPVDRILCTNLWSAELSKLAANAFLAQRISSVNAMSALCEATGADVSQVSHSIGTDSRIGPKFLNASVGFGGSCFQKDILNLVYICECNGLPEVANYWKQVIKVNDYQKNRFVNRVVSSMFNTVSGKKIAVLGFAFKKDTGDTRETPAIDVCKGLLGDKAKLSIYDPQVSEDQITRDLAMKKFDWDHPAHLQPLSPTSNKQVSVVWDAYEAIKDAHGICILTEWDEFKNLDYKKVFDSMQKPAFVFDGRNVVDVNKLREIGFIVYSIGKPLDSWLKDMPAVA encoded by the coding sequence ATGGTGAAAATTTGCTGCATCGGAGCTGGTTATGTTGGTGGGCCAACCATGGCTGTGATTGCCCTGAAGTGTCCTGAGAtcgaggtggtggtggtggatatCGCCGCTCCACGAATCAATGCGTGGAACAGCGATCACCTTCCCATATATGAGCCTGGGCTTGATGATGTGGTGAAAAAGTGCAGGGGGAAGAACCTCTTCTTCAGCACTGATGTGGAGAAGCATGTTGCTGAGGCGAACATTGTCTTTGTTTCGGTGAACACGCCGACAAAAACTCAGGGGCTTGGAGCTGGCAAGGCAGCTGATCTCACATATTGGGAGAGTGCTGCTAGGATGATTGCTGATGTTTCCAAAACAGACAAGATTGTGGTCGAAAAATCAACTGTGCCTGTGAAAACGGCTGAGGCAATTGAGAGGATACTGACTCACAACAGGAAAGGAATCAATTTCACAATTCTGTCAAACCCTGAGTTTCTTGCTGAGGGTACTGCAATAGCAGACTTGTTTAATCCAGATAGAGTCCTTATTGGAGGCAGGGAAACCCCAGAAGGTCAAAAGGCTATTCATGCTCTGAGAGATGTATATGCACATTGGGTTCCTGTGGATAGAATCCTTTGCACCAATTTGTGGTCTGCTGAACTCTCAAAGCTTGCAGCCAATGCTTTTCTGGCCCAGAGGATCTCCTCTGTGAATGCCATGTCTGCACTTTGTGAAGCAACTGGTGCTGATGTCTCACAGGTGTCTCACTCAATTGGCACAGACTCAAGAATTGGACCAAAGTTCCTGAATGCCAGTGTTGGTTTTGGTGGATCTTGCTTTCAGAAGGACATATTGAACTTGGTGTATATCTGTGAGTGCAATGGCCTCCCTGAGGTGGCTAACTACTGGAAACAGGTCATTAAGGTGAATGACTACCAGAAAAACCGGTTTGTGAACCGTGTGGTTTCTTCTATGTTCAACACAGTTTCAGGGAAGAAAATTGCTGTTCTGGGTTTTGCTTTCAAGAAGGACACTGGTGACACTAGGGAGACCCCTGCCATTGATGTGTGCAAGGGCCTATTGGGAGACAAGGCCAAATTGAGCATATATGATCCTCAGGTTTCTGAGGACCAAATCACGAGGGATTTGGCCATGAAAAAGTTTGATTGGGATCACCCTGCTCATCTTCAACCACTTAGCCCCACTTCCAACAAACAAGTATCTGTGGTTTGGGATGCCTATGAGGCAATCAAGGACGCACATGGTATCTGCATCTTGACCGAGTGGGATGAGTTCAAGAACCTTGATTACAAAAAGGTTTTTGACTCAATGCAGAAGCCTGCTTTCGTTTTTGATGGCCGAAATGTTGTGGATGTGAACAAGCTCAGGGAAATCGGTTTCATTGTTTACTCCATTGGCAAACCTCTAGATTCATGGCTGAAGGACATGCCTGCAGTGGCTTAA